From Cheilinus undulatus linkage group 18, ASM1832078v1, whole genome shotgun sequence, the proteins below share one genomic window:
- the LOC121526491 gene encoding carcinoembryonic antigen-related cell adhesion molecule 5-like, which yields MDKAVTGVILLGVISGLTKGAGVLPDGPLIATEGGTVMFTTVSPPPGPFTGIIWKFGTKQIINSNLLANTTSPDYEGRITIFPDTGSLELRNLSLNDSGEYSVTITTASEVFSGTTTLEVYERIDGVTANANNTDLLESSSVRLSCSVSSGSSLTFLWRNGSSEVTAGDRVQLSDEGATLTITNVTRYDQGTYTCHVSNPASTGASNEVKLSVSYGPENTKLTLIPSKDHYDEGADITMSCSADSRPEAQFEWYQYGNKLPDTGSELNLTNIQTGDSGEYSCRAFNTKTLKSETSLPSSVSVIERADGGLSAGAIAGIVIACLIVVTAAAAGGYILYKKNGGKPQPNGTDLHIYENDHPVYENVKPKQPRKN from the exons GTTTGACTAAGGGAGCTGGTGTGCTACCAGACGGTCCTCTGATTGCAACTGAGGGAGGGACAGTGATGTTCACCACAGTGTCTCCACCACCAGGGCCATTCACAGGAATTATCTGGAAATTTGGAACCAAACAAATTATCAATTCAAATCTTCTTGCAAACACAACTTCTCCAGATTATGAGGGAAGAATCACCATCTTCCCTGATACTGGATCTCTGGAACTCAGGAATCTATCTCTCAATGACAGTGGAGAATACTCCGTAACGATTACAACAGCATCTGAGGTGTTTTCTGGGACAACAACACTGGAAGTTTACG AGCGCATCGATGGAGTCACAGCAAACGCAAACAACACAGACTTGTTGGAGTCCAGCTCTGTCCGTCtctcctgctctgtctcctctggATCATCCCTTACTTTCCTCTGGAGGAACGGCAGCTCTGAGGTCACAGCTGGTGACAGAGTTCAGCTCAGTGATGAAGGCGCCACTCTCACTATAACCAACGTGACCCGCTATGACCAGGGAACATACACGTGTCATGTGTCCAATCCTGCAAGTACTGGAGCCAGTAATGAAGTCAAACTGTCTGTCAGCT ATGGTCCAGAAAATACCAAACTGACGCTCATTCCTTCAAAAGATCACTATGATGAAGGAGCAGACATCACCATGTCCTGCTCAGCTGACTCCAGACCTGAAGCTCAGTTTGAATGGTATCAATATGGAAACAAGCTGCCTGATACTGGATCAGAGCTCAACCTGACAAATATCCAGACTGGAGACAGTGGAGAGTACAGCTGTCGGGCCTTCAACACCAAAACTCTGAAGTCTGAGACATCGCTGCCATCATCTGTGTCCGTGATAG AGAGAGCAGATGGAGGTCTTTCAGCTGGTGCAATTGCTGGAATAGTAATCGCATGTTTGATTGTTGttactgctgcagctgctggaggATACATTTTATATAAAAAGAA tgGTGGCAAACCTCAGCCAAATGGGACAG ACCTACATATCTATGAGAACGATCATCCAGTGTATGAGAATGTAAAACCTAAGCAACCTCGTAAAAACTGA